One window of Acidobacteriota bacterium genomic DNA carries:
- a CDS encoding hydroxymethylpyrimidine/phosphomethylpyrimidine kinase, with protein sequence MKSQIPKPKIALTIAGLDPSGGAGIIADLKTFAAFGCYGAAALTSITFQNTQGVFGAENVSAENVRAQVAPIFDDFKVDAVKTGMLPTRGIIEEIAAMASEFGFENFVVDPVVRSTSGFDLIDDAALGSLIEKLFPLAILITPNAVEAERITGLKIESLADIVRAANIMHDFGARAVLIKGGHLSILDWGFGIGDLGVANSDLGFGIPDLGDMESGIGNSARRQAVRYTDAGSNARKAFDFLFIDGVEHRFSADFIETTATHGTGCTLAAAIAAGLANGKSLVDAVAAAKDFVNAAIRTAPMIGKGHSPINHLVKMPD encoded by the coding sequence ATGAAATCCCAAATCCCGAAACCCAAAATTGCGTTGACGATCGCCGGCCTCGACCCTTCGGGCGGCGCCGGGATCATCGCCGATCTCAAGACGTTCGCCGCCTTTGGCTGTTACGGTGCGGCGGCGCTGACCTCGATCACGTTTCAGAACACGCAGGGAGTTTTCGGCGCCGAGAATGTTTCGGCGGAAAACGTTCGGGCGCAGGTTGCGCCGATCTTCGACGATTTCAAGGTCGACGCCGTCAAGACGGGAATGCTGCCGACGCGCGGGATCATCGAAGAGATCGCGGCGATGGCGTCGGAATTCGGTTTCGAAAACTTCGTCGTCGATCCCGTCGTCCGTTCGACTTCGGGCTTTGACCTGATCGACGATGCGGCACTCGGATCATTGATCGAAAAGCTCTTTCCGCTCGCAATTTTGATCACTCCGAACGCGGTCGAGGCGGAGCGGATCACCGGTCTGAAGATCGAATCGCTCGCCGACATCGTCCGCGCGGCGAACATTATGCACGACTTCGGAGCGCGCGCGGTCCTGATCAAAGGCGGACATCTTTCGATTTTGGATTGGGGATTTGGGATTGGGGATTTGGGAGTTGCGAATTCGGATTTGGGATTTGGGATTCCGGATTTAGGAGACATGGAATCGGGAATCGGGAATTCGGCGCGCCGTCAAGCGGTCAGATACACGGATGCGGGTTCGAACGCGCGCAAGGCATTCGATTTTCTCTTTATCGACGGTGTTGAGCATCGCTTTTCTGCCGATTTCATCGAAACGACCGCGACACACGGGACGGGCTGCACGCTGGCCGCCGCGATCGCCGCCGGACTCGCGAACGGGAAATCGCTCGTCGACGCGGTCGCCGCCGCAAAAGATTTCGTCAACGCCGCGATCCGCACGGCACCGATGATCGGCAAAGGCCATTCGCCGATCAATCACCTCGTCAAAATGCCGGATTGA